CCTGATGGGCATGCTCAGCGGTGGCGATGCTGCCTCGCAATCCCCGGTGGCGGTTCCGTCCGATGCCGAATCCGCGCGCGCCGACGCCCTGCGCGCCGACTTTCCCGGCGGGGATCAGGCGCCTGCCATCCTGGTCGTGACCCGCACGGACGGCGCCGAACTCGGGCCCGACGACATCGACGCCGCCGCTGAGGCGCGGCACCGCATGAACGATGCACCCGGCCCGCCCGTGGTGGTCTCCGATGACGGCAAGGCCGCGATCTCGATGGTGCCACTGGACGCTTCGCTCTCGGGCTTCGCACTCACCGATGCGGTGAAGGAGTTGCGCACCGATGCCACCGACGGCTTGCCGGGTGACCTGCGCGCCCAGGTGACCGGCGGCCCGGCGTTCGGCGCGGATATCGCGAATTCGTTTGCAGGAGCGAATATCACCTTGCTCGCGGTGACAGCCGCGGTGGTGGCGCTGCTGCTCATCATCACCTACCGCTCGCCGGTACTGTGGCTCGTGCCGCTGCTGGTGATCGCGTTCGCCGACCGGGTCGGGTCGGTCGTGGGAACGGCCGTCGCGTCCGGGCTCGGCATGAGCCCGGACGGCTCGACGGGCGGCATCACCAGCGTGCTGGTGTTCGGCGCGGGCACCAATTACGCGCTGCTGTTGATCTCACGGTACCGAGAGGAACTCGGCCGCACAGACAATCACCGCGACGCACTGCAGGCCTCATTGCGGGCCGCGGCACCGGCGATCATCGCCAGCAATGCCACGGTCGTGTTGGCGCTGCTGACACTGGTTTTCGCGACCGCTCCGAGCAACCGAAGCCTCGGTGTGCAGGCCGCGTCGGGTCTCGTCGTCGCGGCGGTGTTCGTGCTGATCGTGCTGCCCCCGCTGCTGGCGTTGTGCGGCAGACGCCTGTTCTGGCCGTTCGTCCCGAACGTCGGCGCGAAGGCGCTCACCGAAAGCGGTGTCTGGCACCGCATCGCGGACTCGGTGGCCCGTAAGCCCGCTCGGGTGGTCGTGGTGTCGGTGGCCGGCCTGGTGCTGCTGTGCACCGCACTGCTGACGACTCCGATAGGCCTCACGCAGACCGAGCAGTTCCGCGTGCAGGCCGAGTCCGTGTCGGGCTTCGAGACGGTGTCCGCACACTTCCCGAGCGGGTCGACCGATCCCACCCGCGTGATCGCGTCGACCGAAAGGGCTGCAGCCGTACAACGCGCCATCACCGACACCGAGGGCGTGGTGTCGGCGAGCCCGGCAGGCCGGTCTCCCACCGGCCTGACCCAGTGGTCGGTGGTCCTGAGCGCCGATCCCGCTTCCGACGAGGCGTTCGAAACCATTGACGCGCTTCGCGATTCGGTGCGGACCGCCGATGCCGACGCGGTGGTCGGCGGCTCCGACGCGCAGGCCCGTGATGCGGCCGCGGCCGCGCAGCGCGACCGGGTCGTGGTGATCCCGGCGATCCTCGCGGTCGTGCTCGCGGTGCTGTATGTCCTGCTGCGGTCGGCGTTCGCGCCACTGCTGCTGGTCGGTGTCACGGTGCTCAGTTCGCTGGCCGCGC
This genomic window from Mycolicibacterium goodii contains:
- a CDS encoding MMPL family transporter, whose protein sequence is MIRRLSWLAVLVVIVSGGLMGMLSGGDAASQSPVAVPSDAESARADALRADFPGGDQAPAILVVTRTDGAELGPDDIDAAAEARHRMNDAPGPPVVVSDDGKAAISMVPLDASLSGFALTDAVKELRTDATDGLPGDLRAQVTGGPAFGADIANSFAGANITLLAVTAAVVALLLIITYRSPVLWLVPLLVIAFADRVGSVVGTAVASGLGMSPDGSTGGITSVLVFGAGTNYALLLISRYREELGRTDNHRDALQASLRAAAPAIIASNATVVLALLTLVFATAPSNRSLGVQAASGLVVAAVFVLIVLPPLLALCGRRLFWPFVPNVGAKALTESGVWHRIADSVARKPARVVVVSVAGLVLLCTALLTTPIGLTQTEQFRVQAESVSGFETVSAHFPSGSTDPTRVIASTERAAAVQRAITDTEGVVSASPAGRSPTGLTQWSVVLSADPASDEAFETIDALRDSVRTADADAVVGGSDAQARDAAAAAQRDRVVVIPAILAVVLAVLYVLLRSAFAPLLLVGVTVLSSLAALGLGGWASVHIFGFPALDNSTPLFAFLFLVALGVDYTIFLVTRAREETPQHGTRQGIVRAVSATGAVITSAGVVLAAVFCVLGVLPLIVLTQLGIIVGLGILLDTFLVRTVIIPALFTWIGPKIWWPGLHAEP